In Bactrocera oleae isolate idBacOlea1 chromosome 3, idBacOlea1, whole genome shotgun sequence, a genomic segment contains:
- the LOC118683056 gene encoding LOW QUALITY PROTEIN: uncharacterized protein (The sequence of the model RefSeq protein was modified relative to this genomic sequence to represent the inferred CDS: inserted 2 bases in 1 codon; substituted 1 base at 1 genomic stop codon): MKALFVMVLLIAAASSLPQFGGFGGGGFGGGFGRPGFSGGVGRPGFGGGPGFGGPGFSGAPGFGGGPGFGGGPGFGIGPGFGGGPGFGGGPGYGGGFGGPGGFRRGGGGGGGSASSSASASSSSSGGGGRGGASSSASASSSSSSFEKLVLFCSXLYLLXSRNQINLIMKLITVLLATVAVACAMPHRGGGESNANAGAQVSAGGGGLGGGHHGRGGGHQGGAEFGGQGGYGGQGGFGGPGGQGGFGGGYGGSSSSASASSSSSSSSYGGESNAKADATATSFGSGSASAKGGGHANSHY; this comes from the exons ATGAAAGCTCTATTTGTTATGGTGCTTTTGATTGCAGCTGCTTCCTCTCTGCCACAATTTGGTGGCTTCGGTGGCGGTGGATTTGGTGGTGGATTCGGCCGTCCTGGATTTAGTGGCGGAGTTGGTCGTCCTGGCTTTGGTGGTGGTCCAGGCTTTGGTGGTCCTGGTTTCAGTGGCGCTCCCGGCTTTGGTGGAGGTCCTGGCTTTGGTGGAGGTCCAGGCTTTGGTATTGGTCCAGGCTTTGGTGGCGGTCCAGGCTTTGGCGGTGGTCCCGGATATGGAGGTGGTTTCGGAGGTCCTGGTGGTTTTCGACGaggtggtggtggcggcggtGGCTCTGCTTCATCATCAGCATCCGCAAGTTCTAGTTCGTCTGGTGGTGGTGGTAGGGGCGGTGCTTCGTCTTCAGCTTCAGCATCTTCGTCTTCATCGTCCTTCG AGAAGCTAGTTTTGTTTTGTAGTTAGTTATATCTACT CTCCCGTAACCAAATTAATCTAATCATGAAGTTGATCACTGTACTTTTGGCTACAGTAGCTGTCGCTTGTGCCATGCCTCACAGAGGTGGTGGCGAATCTAATGCCAACGCTGGCGCCCAGGTTAGCGCTGGAGGCGGTGGATTAGGTGGAGGTCATCACGGACGCGGTGGTGGTCATCAAGGCGGCGCAGAATTTGGAGGTCAAGGTGGATATGGTGGTCAGGGTGGATTTGGAGGTCCAGGAGGCCAAGGTGGTTTTGGAGGCGGCTACGGGGGATCCAGTTCATCAGCTTCAGCGTCTTCAAGCTCGAGTTCGTCCAGTTATGGAGGTGAATCCAACGCTAAGGCAGATGCCACTGCAACATCTTTTGGTTCAGGATCCGCTAGTGCAAAAGGTGGTGGTCATGCAAACTCTcattattaa